A single genomic interval of Helianthus annuus cultivar XRQ/B chromosome 6, HanXRQr2.0-SUNRISE, whole genome shotgun sequence harbors:
- the LOC110865706 gene encoding vacuolar cation/proton exchanger 3, translating to MASNEPWLLENGSVKRLTKETRHGHGHSRTAHNKSSSSLRRKSDMSLVSKVPCSTLRNLLANLQEVILGTKLAVLFVAIPFAIAAHYFGYARPWVFSLSLLGLIPLAERVSFLTEQIAFYTGPTVGGLLNATCGNATELIIAIFALKENKIDVVKYSLLGSILSNLLLVLGTSLLCGGIANLSVEQKFDRKQADVNIALLLLGLLCHLLPLMYRSAAESRSIDALSIAKETLNLSRASCIVMLIAYFAYLIFQLWTHRHIFEGEEEDEDDMDMSQEETPVIGFWSGLIWLISMTAVISLLSEYLVDTIEEASTSWGISVSFISIIVLPIVGNAAEHAGAIIFAFKNKLDITLGVALGSATQISVFVVPMSVIVAWIIGIKMDLDFNLLETGSLALTILATAFTLQDGTSHYLKGVVLLLCYFVIGASFYVQISPIEPGLHAVNMRFKTSNPGVFSV from the exons ATGGCTTCAAACGAACCATGGTTGCTCGAAAACGGCTCAGTCAAGAGACTGACGAAAGAGACGAGACACGGTCATGGTCATAGCCGAACCGCCCACAACAAGTCCTCGTCCTCACTTCGTCGAAAATCCGATATGTCCCTTGTGTCAAAAGTGCCTTGTTCAACTCTTAGAAACCTTTTAGCCAACCTCCAAGAGGTCATTTTGGGTACTAAGTTAGCAGTTCTTTTTGTCGCAATTCCATTTGCAATTGCTGCCCATTACTTCGGTTATGCAAGG CCATGGGTTTTTTCATTGAGTTTACTTGGCTTGATTCCGCTTGCCGAACGTGTGAGCTTTCTAACAGA GCAAATTGCTTTCTACACAGGCCCCACTG TGGGAGGGTTGTTGAATGCAACATGTGGAAATGCAACAGAACTTATCATTGCAATATTTGCGTTAAAGGAAAATAAAATTGATGTTGTCAAATATTCTCTGTTGGGTTCCATTCTCTCCAACCTTCTTTTGGTTCTTGGCACTTCTCTTCTTTGTGGTGGTATTGCCAATCTTTCAGTTGAGCAAAAGTTTGATAGG AAACAAGCAGATGTCAACATAGCCTTACTGCTACTGGGGCTGCTATGCCATCTGTTGCCACTCATGTACAGATCTGCAGCGGAGAGTAGAAGCATTGATGCACTTAGTATTGCTAAAGAAACACTGAACTTATCCAGAGCTAGTTGCATTGTCATGCTTATTGCTTACTTTGCTTACCTTATCTTCCAACTCTGGACTCACCGCCACATCTTTGAAGGGGAagag GAGGATGAGGATGATATGGATATGAGTCAAGAAGAGACCCCAGTGATAGGATTTTGGAGTGGGCTGATTTGGCTAATTTCAATGACTGCAGTCATCTCATTGCTCTCAGAATACTTAGTGGACACTATTGAG GAAGCCTCCACTTCATGGGGGATATCAGTGAGTTTCATCAGCATCATTGTGCTACCAATAGTTGGAAATGCAGCCGAGCATGCTGGAGCCATCATCTTTGCCTTCAAGAACAAATTG GATATAACTTTGGGTGTGGCACTTGGTTCTGCAACTCAAATTTCAGTTTTTGTG GTTCCAATGAGTGTTATTGTTGCATGGATAATTGGCATCAAAATGGATCTTGATTTTAATCTCCTTGAAACCGGTTCACTTGCCCTCACAATTCTCGCCACAGCTTTCACATTACAG GATGGAACTTCTCATTATCTTAAAGGAGTAGTTCTTTTGCTTTGCTACTTTGTCATTGGAGCTAGTTTTTATGTTCAAATTTCTCCAATTG AACCTGGTCTCCATGCCGTGAACATGAGATTCAAAACATCTAACCCTGGAGTGTTTAGTGTTTAA